The nucleotide sequence AGCATGAGAGGCCCCCTGTTAGTGTCTCAAAGAGACAAGTTGACGATGCCACATCGTTCTTCTTTGTACTTAAGCTGTAGTTGGCGAACGGTTCGGGCGCCAGCATTGCACAGCTAAAGAATTGATTGAAACAAAACTGTCATGAAAACAGATAGCCAAGGGGCACAGTGAACCCCTGTGGGAGCGAGCCTGCTCGCGATAGCGGTGTATCAGTCGGCGCTGCTGTGACTGAAAGGACGCTATCGCGAGCAGGCTCGCTCCCACATTGGCCCTGCGCCAAGCCACTTTCCTGCGGGCATGAAAAAGGGGCTCCCAAGAGCCCCTTCGTTCATTGCTCCGTTCAGTTACTGACCCGGAACATCCTTGCGCAGTTTCACCGGATCCTGCTGTTTGCGCTTGCGTGCAATCGCGGTGCGCATCTTGATGTTGATCGCCTCCACCGCCAGGGAGAACGCCATGGCGAAGTAGACGTAGCCTTTGGGTACATGCACGTCGAACGATTCGGCGATCAGCACGGTACCGACCACCAGCAGGAACGACAGCGCCAGCATCTTCAGCGACGGGTGCTTGTCGATGAACTCGCTGATGGTGCCCGAGGCCAGCATCATCACCAGTACGGCAACGATGATCGCCGCCACCATCACCGGCACATGGGAAACCATGCCGACAGCGGTGATGACCGAGTCCAGGGAGAACACGATGTCGATGATCGCGATCTGGATGATGGTGTAGAGGAAGTTGCCACCCTTGCCCGAAGGTTCATCGTCGCTTTCGTCCTCGCCTTCCAGCGCGTGGTACATCTCCTGGGAGCTTTTCCACAGCAGGAACAGGCCACCGAAGAACAGGATCAGGTCGCGACCGGAGATGCCCTGGCCGAACACTTCGAACAAATCGGCGGTCAGGCGCATGACCCAGGTGATGGACAACAGCAACAGGATCCGCGTGATCATGGCCAGGGCCAGACCGAAGATCCGGGTACGTGCCTGCATGTGCTTGGGCATGCGGCTGACCAGGATCGAGATCATGATGATGTTATCGATGCCCAGGACGATTTCCAGGGCGGTCAGGGTAAAGAAGGCAACCCAGATTTCCGGGTTGGTCAGCCATTCCATGTGAGTTCCTTTGAACGAGTGTTAGGCCGCGCCGCGCTTCGGGTTGACCAAAGCGGCGACGCAGCGGGTATTGCTTTTATAGAGTGCTGAACAGCGGAAAGATCCCCATCAGCAAGGCGGCGACCATTATGCACAGGCAAACCAGCACTGCCCACTTCAGGGTGAAACGCTGGTGATCGCCGAACTCGATCCCGGCCAGGGCCACCAGCAGGTAAGTGGACGG is from Pseudomonas sp. B21-056 and encodes:
- a CDS encoding TerC family protein, giving the protein MEWLTNPEIWVAFFTLTALEIVLGIDNIIMISILVSRMPKHMQARTRIFGLALAMITRILLLLSITWVMRLTADLFEVFGQGISGRDLILFFGGLFLLWKSSQEMYHALEGEDESDDEPSGKGGNFLYTIIQIAIIDIVFSLDSVITAVGMVSHVPVMVAAIIVAVLVMMLASGTISEFIDKHPSLKMLALSFLLVVGTVLIAESFDVHVPKGYVYFAMAFSLAVEAINIKMRTAIARKRKQQDPVKLRKDVPGQ